One stretch of Armatimonadota bacterium DNA includes these proteins:
- a CDS encoding family 10 glycosylhydrolase, protein MNRISWMVAAVLLTCLAIPAMCAQEVIIDNPGATFVGTWSTGTSATDKYGSDYRYCNQSTAGTNTATYTPNIPTTASDWQVYTWFPTVTTSSTGTQFIIHHAGGDATVTISQSTNRGMWVLLGTYTMNAGTGNYARITNYSPSSTRRAIADAMRFYSATAADTTPPVISGVSASFGATYATITWQTDEASTSQVEYGLTQSYGSQTTEDTALVKSHSVSITGLTPGTTYNYRVKSKDADNNLATSGNFTFTTNELTPEFRAIWINTWNNGFLSAAQNTALVNTTKGANYNVLIPEVRKAGDAYYNASPLYCHFCGGYHSEPRASNILDPAPFDPLQDLIDKAHAENMEVHAWAVAYRIWRTNWSPPPADHIWSVHPEWAMMTNTGSNVDGTSYNLDPGVPAVQDYLAKLAMDIVTNYDVDGMNWDYIRYPGTTWGYNDITKQRFYDEYGYYPPTSSSDPNWGVWGDYRRQQVTDLVKRVYLEIMSVKPHVNHNVDTVGWSGGDPNVDFTTTRQYTDVFQNAKSWMEQHIIDTNILMNYKREYDAAQAPDYRLWTNWLATMQANTGRWSVDGQAAYLNSIPDSITQMQVARNAGIGLNTYDFNTTNKDSLPAADFFAAVKASVYRDPAPVPVMTWKTNPTGGIIFGTVTKASGAPDPIYWQWLYKATVSISGPVTLNTVTDATGTYGFIDLPPGTYTVTYSKTGYPNRVISGLELSAGQVIRRDVALGTVTVTSPAGVVVNGWSLFSLPVDPVNPDPASVMNGIDIDGRLYGWNNATQSLTAYDVWSPEAFGNMNVENGYWLDSNSAGAISYEGYPSNATARDIPLSKSGWAIIGCPFTSNKQWPDTAATHGGQTVPLSTAVYTNNWLTSIGYWWDATVQSLSDIGLPEDFPSSETLQPWHGYWIQTNVDDLTLTIQ, encoded by the coding sequence ATGAACAGAATATCGTGGATGGTCGCGGCAGTCCTGTTGACCTGCCTCGCCATCCCTGCAATGTGCGCACAGGAAGTCATCATTGACAATCCCGGCGCGACGTTTGTCGGCACGTGGAGTACAGGCACGAGTGCGACTGACAAGTACGGGTCGGACTACCGGTACTGCAACCAGAGCACTGCGGGCACGAACACGGCAACCTACACGCCGAACATACCAACGACGGCGAGCGACTGGCAGGTCTACACGTGGTTTCCCACTGTCACCACGTCCTCCACGGGCACGCAGTTCATCATCCACCACGCAGGGGGCGACGCGACAGTCACCATAAGCCAGAGCACGAACCGCGGCATGTGGGTACTGCTCGGCACATACACGATGAACGCGGGCACCGGGAACTACGCGCGGATTACGAACTACTCGCCCAGCAGCACGAGAAGGGCGATCGCTGACGCGATGCGCTTCTACTCGGCCACGGCCGCAGACACCACCCCGCCGGTGATATCCGGTGTGTCGGCATCATTCGGCGCGACTTACGCCACCATCACCTGGCAGACAGACGAGGCTTCCACCTCGCAGGTCGAGTACGGGTTGACCCAGAGCTACGGCAGCCAAACGACGGAGGACACCGCTCTCGTCAAGAGCCACAGCGTCTCCATCACCGGCCTGACGCCCGGGACGACCTACAACTACCGCGTCAAGTCGAAGGACGCAGACAACAACCTGGCGACTTCGGGGAACTTCACCTTCACAACCAACGAACTCACCCCCGAGTTCAGAGCGATATGGATCAATACCTGGAACAACGGCTTCCTGAGCGCGGCGCAGAACACGGCGCTCGTCAATACTACCAAGGGAGCCAACTACAACGTGCTGATCCCTGAGGTTCGAAAGGCGGGAGACGCTTACTACAACGCCTCGCCTCTCTACTGCCATTTCTGCGGCGGCTACCACAGTGAGCCGAGGGCATCGAACATCCTCGATCCCGCGCCCTTCGATCCGCTTCAGGACCTGATAGACAAGGCACACGCCGAGAACATGGAAGTACACGCATGGGCGGTAGCCTACCGGATATGGAGAACCAACTGGAGTCCTCCGCCCGCAGACCACATCTGGTCGGTCCATCCGGAATGGGCCATGATGACCAACACCGGCAGCAACGTTGACGGCACCAGCTACAATCTGGATCCCGGCGTGCCGGCGGTGCAGGACTATCTGGCCAAGCTGGCCATGGATATCGTGACCAACTACGACGTGGACGGCATGAACTGGGACTACATACGGTATCCCGGGACCACCTGGGGCTATAACGACATCACGAAGCAGCGCTTCTACGACGAGTACGGCTACTATCCGCCGACCTCGTCCAGCGACCCGAACTGGGGAGTGTGGGGCGACTATCGTAGGCAGCAGGTCACCGACCTGGTGAAGAGGGTGTATCTCGAGATCATGTCCGTGAAACCGCACGTCAACCACAACGTTGACACGGTCGGCTGGTCCGGCGGCGACCCGAACGTAGACTTCACAACTACCCGCCAGTACACCGATGTCTTCCAGAACGCCAAGAGCTGGATGGAACAGCACATCATCGACACCAACATCCTGATGAACTACAAGCGTGAGTACGATGCGGCTCAGGCTCCGGACTACCGCTTGTGGACGAACTGGCTGGCGACCATGCAGGCGAACACCGGCCGATGGAGCGTTGACGGCCAGGCCGCATACCTCAACTCGATCCCGGACAGTATCACGCAGATGCAGGTTGCCAGGAACGCCGGCATCGGCCTGAACACCTATGACTTCAACACCACGAACAAGGACAGTCTGCCCGCGGCCGACTTCTTCGCCGCGGTCAAGGCCAGCGTATATCGCGATCCGGCGCCGGTGCCGGTCATGACCTGGAAGACGAACCCGACCGGAGGTATCATCTTCGGCACGGTGACGAAAGCGTCAGGCGCTCCGGACCCGATATACTGGCAGTGGCTGTACAAGGCCACCGTGAGCATAAGCGGCCCGGTCACGCTGAACACAGTCACGGACGCGACCGGCACGTACGGGTTCATTGACCTTCCGCCGGGGACTTACACTGTCACATACTCCAAGACAGGCTACCCCAACCGGGTGATAAGCGGCCTGGAACTGTCCGCCGGACAGGTGATCCGCAGGGACGTGGCGCTCGGAACGGTAACGGTGACGTCGCCCGCGGGCGTGGTCGTGAACGGGTGGAGCCTGTTCAGCCTTCCGGTGGACCCGGTGAATCCCGATCCGGCCTCGGTGATGAACGGCATAGACATAGACGGCCGGCTCTACGGGTGGAACAATGCGACGCAGAGCCTGACGGCCTACGACGTATGGTCGCCGGAAGCGTTCGGGAACATGAACGTGGAGAACGGTTACTGGCTGGATTCGAACTCCGCCGGAGCCATATCCTACGAGGGCTACCCGAGCAATGCCACGGCGCGCGACATACCGCTGTCCAAGTCCGGCTGGGCGATCATCGGATGCCCCTTCACCAGCAACAAGCAGTGGCCTGACACCGCTGCCACGCACGGAGGACAGACCGTGCCGCTTTCCACGGCGGTATACACCAACAACTGGCTGACCTCGATCGGATACTGGTGGGATGCGACGGTTCAGAGCCTGAGCGACATCGGACTCCCCGAGGACTTCCCGTCCTCCGAGACGCTTCAGCCGTGGCACGGCTACTGGATTCAGACCAACGTGGACGACCTGACTCTGACCATTCAGTAG
- a CDS encoding family 10 glycosylhydrolase encodes MARYLIAALMMAVMAAQGYAAPIEIILDNPSATLVGTWATGTTASGRYGSDYYWCAQSTSGGRTATYTPSIPVTASDWEVYSWYPAGTNRPTQAEYLIHSAGGDYYVYVNQQINGGQWVQVGTYSFLAGTSGYARITNRGDEGKNVMADAFRFYCPSGGVDTIPPTIFSVAAEPDYKSATIRWSTNEAATSQVEYGLTAAYGSQTAKKPGPAMQHIAYVTGLSPATTYHYRVKSEDSAGNLGVSGDFTFATTSAPKPEYRAMWVDTWGEGILNPSQVTTLVNTAKTHNYNVIIPEIRKAGDAYYDSAYEPRATNITQPLPWDPLQDLITKAHAEGIEVHAWIVTYRIWRVAWGAAPPYHMWTLHPEWVMLSKTGEDNDGSSYFFDPGVPQVQRYVCEVVKDIVGKYEIDGFNFDYIRYMGAEWGYNPIARQRFYNEYGYYPPTSDNGAQWDNWCDYRRTQVTDLVRKCYLEATKIRPQIKMSACLTGGGGLYPTYDFTNTSTYYDVFQNWPAWAEEGILDLLTPMGYKDEDIPTSARDYRDWTDFFVDHRYGRHMAKGQGAYMNSIENSIIQMQYARDAGADGMVTYSYRSTNDEGRPNSEFYNAVSSTVFASPAAIPEMPWKTNPTGGIIFGTVTKASGAPDPIYWQWLYKATVSISGPVTLNTVTDATGTYGFIDLPPGTYTVTYSKTGYPNRVISGLELSAGQVIRRDVALGTVTVTSPAGVVVNGWSLFSLPVDPVNPDPASVMNGIDIDGRLYGWNNATQSLTAYDVWSPEAFGNMNVENGYWLDSNSAGAISYEGYPSNATARDIPLSKSGWAIIGCPFTSNKQWPDTAATHGGQTVPLSTAVYTNNWLTSIGYWWDATVQSLSDIGLPEDFPSSETLQPWHGYWIQTNVDDLTLRLR; translated from the coding sequence ATGGCTAGATACCTAATCGCGGCACTGATGATGGCCGTCATGGCGGCTCAGGGATATGCAGCGCCGATCGAGATAATCCTCGACAACCCGAGCGCGACGCTGGTCGGCACCTGGGCAACCGGAACGACCGCATCCGGGAGATACGGGAGCGACTACTACTGGTGCGCTCAGTCCACGTCGGGCGGCAGGACAGCCACGTACACGCCAAGCATCCCCGTGACCGCAAGCGACTGGGAGGTCTACTCCTGGTATCCCGCCGGCACGAACCGCCCTACGCAGGCCGAGTACCTGATACACTCGGCAGGCGGAGACTACTACGTCTACGTGAACCAACAGATCAACGGCGGCCAGTGGGTGCAGGTCGGAACATACTCGTTCCTAGCCGGTACAAGCGGATACGCCCGGATCACGAACCGGGGTGACGAGGGCAAGAACGTGATGGCGGACGCATTCAGATTCTACTGCCCGTCAGGCGGCGTAGACACCATTCCCCCGACGATATTCAGCGTGGCGGCCGAGCCCGACTACAAGTCGGCGACGATCCGCTGGAGCACGAACGAGGCCGCTACATCGCAAGTGGAGTACGGCCTTACAGCCGCCTACGGAAGCCAGACCGCGAAGAAGCCGGGGCCGGCGATGCAGCACATCGCATACGTGACGGGCCTCTCACCGGCGACGACCTACCACTATCGGGTCAAGTCCGAGGACAGCGCGGGCAACCTCGGCGTATCGGGCGACTTTACTTTCGCTACGACAAGCGCGCCGAAGCCGGAGTACAGGGCAATGTGGGTGGACACATGGGGCGAAGGCATACTGAACCCGTCTCAGGTCACGACGCTGGTGAACACCGCCAAGACCCACAACTACAACGTGATCATCCCTGAGATCAGGAAGGCAGGCGACGCTTACTATGACTCGGCCTACGAGCCGAGGGCCACCAACATCACCCAGCCGCTGCCCTGGGACCCGCTTCAGGACCTGATCACCAAGGCGCACGCCGAGGGAATCGAAGTGCATGCGTGGATAGTGACCTACAGGATATGGCGGGTGGCATGGGGGGCGGCGCCTCCCTATCACATGTGGACGCTGCACCCTGAGTGGGTGATGCTGAGCAAGACGGGAGAAGACAACGACGGCTCCAGCTATTTCTTCGACCCCGGAGTGCCGCAGGTCCAGCGCTACGTGTGCGAGGTCGTCAAGGATATCGTAGGCAAGTACGAGATTGACGGGTTCAACTTCGACTACATACGCTACATGGGCGCGGAGTGGGGCTACAATCCCATCGCAAGACAGCGCTTCTACAATGAATACGGTTACTACCCACCCACCAGTGACAACGGCGCGCAGTGGGACAACTGGTGCGACTACAGGCGCACTCAGGTAACGGACCTGGTCAGAAAGTGCTATCTCGAGGCCACGAAGATCAGGCCTCAGATCAAGATGTCCGCCTGTCTCACCGGCGGAGGCGGACTGTATCCCACGTATGATTTCACCAACACATCAACATACTACGACGTCTTCCAGAACTGGCCGGCCTGGGCCGAGGAAGGAATCCTGGACCTCCTGACCCCGATGGGCTACAAGGACGAGGACATTCCCACATCGGCACGCGACTATCGCGACTGGACGGACTTCTTCGTGGACCACCGCTACGGCAGGCACATGGCCAAGGGCCAGGGCGCATACATGAACTCGATCGAGAACAGCATCATCCAGATGCAGTATGCGCGGGATGCGGGAGCGGACGGGATGGTGACCTACAGCTACCGATCCACGAACGACGAAGGCAGGCCGAACTCGGAGTTCTACAACGCAGTGAGTTCGACCGTATTCGCTTCCCCGGCGGCGATTCCCGAAATGCCTTGGAAGACGAACCCGACCGGAGGTATCATCTTCGGCACGGTGACGAAAGCGTCAGGCGCTCCGGACCCGATATACTGGCAGTGGCTGTACAAGGCCACCGTGAGCATAAGCGGCCCGGTCACGCTGAACACAGTCACGGACGCGACCGGCACGTACGGGTTCATTGACCTTCCGCCGGGGACTTACACTGTCACATACTCCAAGACAGGCTACCCCAACCGGGTGATAAGCGGCCTGGAACTGTCCGCCGGACAGGTGATCCGCAGGGACGTGGCGCTCGGAACGGTAACGGTGACGTCGCCCGCGGGCGTGGTCGTGAACGGGTGGAGCCTGTTCAGCCTTCCGGTGGACCCGGTGAATCCCGATCCGGCCTCGGTGATGAACGGCATAGACATAGACGGCCGGCTCTACGGGTGGAACAATGCGACGCAGAGCCTGACGGCCTACGACGTATGGTCGCCGGAAGCGTTCGGGAACATGAACGTGGAGAACGGTTACTGGCTGGATTCGAACTCCGCCGGAGCCATATCCTACGAGGGCTACCCGAGCAATGCCACGGCGCGCGACATACCGCTGTCCAAGTCCGGCTGGGCGATCATCGGATGCCCCTTCACCAGCAACAAGCAGTGGCCTGACACCGCTGCCACGCACGGAGGACAGACCGTGCCGCTTTCCACGGCGGTATACACCAACAACTGGCTGACCTCGATCGGATACTGGTGGGATGCGACGGTTCAGAGCCTGAGCGACATCGGACTCCCCGAGGACTTCCCGTCCTCCGAGACGCTTCAGCCGTGGCACGGCTACTGGATTCAGACCAACGTGGACGACCTGACTCTCAGGTTGAGATGA
- a CDS encoding family 10 glycosylhydrolase: MGTRESLRAALIRLIPLALVLASAVPCVSQTAEDRTLWVSAWGPGIKNGAEVTALVNRAKSGNFNAIAAQVRKTGDAYYFPTRPNRDVRAGDIAADYDPLLDLCTQAHAQGIRVYAWVVAQRIASVAPPDPDHLMNRHPDWLTQTITGGTLFSGEGYYADPGNPGAAEWNYNTAMDLILHYPIDGLLFDYIRYPNQNSGYNAAALDRFRVRYGLGSAYVPNYTDSLWSAWRREQVTHFMRRVYANALETRPEIVIGASTYGDRNDAYTYRFQDWRSWMMSGIMDCNYPMIYTTSNTTFNTRIGDCVANGGARWTCVLQGSYLNTIANTMSQIGLARSAGAKGAGIYRYCYTHSGDTNSSADDEPTFYSTLTSQAFTQPVSPPAMPWKTSPTVGHVKGTIVDSVQGKGVDAAWVMIEPIGGGGYGTYSDGNGFYAYMNLAPGDYNISVSKDGFYATKPVTISAGSVSTVDFVASGVEAAGAGFAKLLPDGSGVALPPMTVTAGNTQLRNRFYIEDANHASGIAVELPSQTDVLVCPGDLVRVFGTVMTTADGERVIANPLVHTVEADHGAATPVGVRGKDLAGTSAASAQAGADAGKAGIFVEAVGKVTAVDAASKIFYIEDGSLISDGSGATGLRVRYSGLADGNPFSPPPLNARVRVTGIVGIESIIGAPHCTLIPREQNDVSIEPGTAVQSPVGAVSDGWNLVSIPGTPWEPSPSSVFGGMTIDAALYQWDNRTQSLIGYDDWTPESFGRVFRGDGYWLVADSAHQLDVTVYGNASSNFLIALPKAGWTLFGNPFDSERPWGSFLVTDGLEAKTLASAAQAGAWLNSIGYWWDSSVQSLYDIGLPEDFPSTEIMRPWHGYWLQTHVDDLSLIAR; this comes from the coding sequence ATGGGAACGAGAGAGTCTCTCAGAGCCGCGCTCATACGGCTGATCCCGCTGGCGCTAGTGCTGGCATCCGCGGTGCCGTGCGTCTCGCAGACCGCGGAGGACCGCACGCTGTGGGTCTCCGCCTGGGGACCCGGGATCAAGAACGGGGCTGAGGTCACCGCCCTCGTCAACAGGGCGAAGAGCGGGAACTTCAACGCCATCGCCGCGCAGGTGCGCAAGACAGGCGACGCGTACTACTTCCCCACCCGCCCCAACCGCGACGTCCGGGCAGGCGACATCGCCGCCGATTACGATCCGCTCCTCGACCTCTGCACTCAGGCTCACGCACAGGGAATCCGGGTCTACGCCTGGGTGGTGGCTCAGCGCATTGCCTCGGTCGCGCCGCCCGATCCGGACCACCTCATGAACAGGCATCCCGACTGGCTCACGCAGACCATCACGGGCGGAACGCTATTCAGCGGCGAGGGCTACTACGCAGACCCGGGGAATCCCGGCGCCGCCGAGTGGAACTATAACACGGCCATGGACCTGATCCTACACTACCCGATAGACGGCCTGCTGTTCGACTACATTCGATATCCCAACCAGAACTCCGGCTACAACGCCGCCGCTCTCGACAGGTTCCGCGTGCGGTACGGGCTGGGCAGCGCGTACGTCCCGAACTACACCGATTCGCTCTGGTCGGCATGGCGGCGCGAGCAGGTTACACACTTCATGCGGAGGGTCTACGCAAACGCGCTCGAGACGCGGCCGGAAATCGTCATCGGCGCGTCCACATACGGCGATCGAAACGACGCATACACGTATCGTTTCCAGGACTGGCGGTCCTGGATGATGAGCGGGATCATGGACTGCAACTACCCGATGATCTACACGACCAGCAACACGACCTTCAACACGCGCATCGGCGACTGCGTGGCGAACGGTGGAGCGCGTTGGACCTGCGTGCTGCAGGGATCATACCTGAATACAATCGCCAACACGATGTCACAGATCGGGCTGGCCAGATCGGCCGGAGCGAAGGGCGCAGGCATATATCGGTACTGCTACACGCACAGCGGAGACACCAACTCATCAGCGGATGACGAGCCGACGTTCTACTCTACCCTGACCTCTCAGGCATTCACGCAGCCGGTGAGCCCACCGGCTATGCCGTGGAAGACCTCGCCGACCGTCGGTCACGTCAAAGGGACGATCGTAGATTCAGTGCAGGGAAAGGGCGTTGACGCCGCCTGGGTAATGATAGAGCCCATAGGAGGAGGCGGATACGGCACCTATTCCGACGGCAACGGTTTCTACGCATACATGAACCTGGCTCCCGGCGACTACAACATCAGCGTCAGCAAGGACGGCTTCTACGCTACCAAACCGGTGACCATCAGCGCAGGGAGCGTCAGCACTGTGGACTTCGTCGCGTCGGGCGTGGAGGCCGCAGGCGCGGGATTTGCCAAGCTGCTTCCAGACGGCTCCGGTGTCGCCCTGCCGCCGATGACAGTGACAGCCGGAAACACTCAGCTCCGAAACAGATTCTACATCGAAGACGCCAATCACGCCTCGGGGATCGCCGTCGAACTCCCCTCGCAGACGGACGTGCTCGTCTGCCCGGGCGACCTGGTGAGGGTCTTTGGAACGGTCATGACGACGGCCGACGGCGAGCGGGTGATCGCCAATCCGCTCGTGCATACCGTGGAGGCCGACCACGGTGCCGCGACGCCCGTCGGCGTCAGGGGGAAGGATCTGGCCGGCACCTCGGCGGCATCGGCGCAGGCGGGCGCGGATGCGGGGAAGGCAGGAATCTTCGTCGAGGCCGTCGGCAAGGTCACGGCGGTGGACGCCGCGTCGAAGATTTTCTACATTGAAGACGGCAGCCTCATCAGCGACGGCTCGGGGGCGACAGGACTGAGAGTGCGGTATTCCGGCCTAGCTGACGGCAACCCGTTCTCGCCGCCGCCGCTCAATGCCCGAGTTCGAGTGACGGGCATCGTCGGCATCGAGAGCATTATCGGCGCGCCTCACTGCACGCTGATCCCCAGGGAGCAGAACGACGTCTCGATCGAGCCGGGCACCGCCGTGCAGTCGCCGGTCGGAGCGGTGTCCGACGGGTGGAACCTCGTCTCGATCCCCGGTACGCCCTGGGAGCCGTCACCATCGAGCGTTTTCGGAGGCATGACGATTGACGCGGCGCTCTATCAGTGGGACAACCGCACACAGAGCCTGATAGGCTATGACGATTGGACGCCCGAGTCGTTCGGGCGGGTCTTCAGAGGAGACGGATACTGGCTCGTTGCGGACTCGGCGCATCAGCTCGATGTGACGGTGTACGGCAATGCATCGAGCAACTTCCTGATAGCTCTCCCAAAGGCCGGATGGACCCTGTTCGGCAACCCATTCGACTCCGAGAGGCCGTGGGGCAGTTTCCTTGTGACCGACGGGCTGGAGGCGAAGACCTTGGCATCGGCCGCCCAGGCCGGCGCCTGGCTCAACTCTATCGGATATTGGTGGGATTCGAGCGTGCAGAGCCTGTACGACATAGGGCTGCCAGAGGATTTCCCGAGCACTGAGATCATGCGACCGTGGCATGGGTACTGGCTGCAGACGCATGTGGATGACTTGTCGCTGATTGCGAGATAG